One genomic region from Streptomyces sp. NBC_00457 encodes:
- a CDS encoding acyl-CoA carboxylase epsilon subunit yields MTIKVVRGNPTPEELAAALAVVRARAAAATTEPPGATKDRDSWSDPARLATRRLPQPGPTTWARTYWPS; encoded by the coding sequence ATGACGATCAAGGTCGTACGGGGCAACCCCACCCCGGAGGAACTCGCCGCCGCCCTGGCGGTAGTCCGAGCCCGCGCCGCGGCAGCAACAACAGAGCCGCCCGGCGCGACAAAAGACAGAGACTCCTGGTCGGACCCGGCAAGGCTCGCAACTCGCCGCCTGCCGCAGCCGGGCCCGACAACGTGGGCACGTACATACTGGCCCAGCTGA
- a CDS encoding purine-nucleoside phosphorylase has product MNASLLPDDIQRDPHGAADAAAARLRELTGAETHDVALVMGSGWAPAVDALGAPDAEFPVTELPGFPPPAVEGHGGTVRSYKIGHKRTLVFLGRTHFYEGRGVAAVAHGVRTAVAAGSKTVVLTNGCGGLREGMRPGQPVLISDHINLTAASPIIGANFVDLTDLYSPRLRALCKEIDPTLEEGVYAQFPGPHYETPAEIRMARVIGADLVGMSTVLEAIAAREAGAEVLGISLVTNLAAGMTGEPLNHEEVLQAGRDSATRMGSLLAQVLGRL; this is encoded by the coding sequence GTGAACGCATCTCTTCTTCCGGACGACATCCAGCGCGACCCCCACGGCGCCGCCGACGCCGCCGCCGCGCGCCTGCGCGAACTCACCGGCGCCGAGACCCACGACGTCGCCCTCGTGATGGGCTCCGGCTGGGCACCGGCCGTGGATGCCCTCGGCGCACCCGACGCCGAGTTCCCGGTCACCGAGCTGCCCGGTTTCCCGCCGCCGGCGGTGGAGGGCCACGGCGGCACGGTCCGCTCGTACAAGATCGGACACAAGCGGACGCTGGTCTTCCTTGGGCGTACGCACTTCTACGAGGGCCGCGGCGTGGCCGCCGTCGCGCACGGCGTCCGTACGGCGGTGGCGGCCGGCAGCAAGACGGTCGTCCTCACCAACGGCTGCGGTGGTCTGCGCGAGGGCATGCGGCCCGGGCAGCCGGTCCTCATCAGCGACCACATCAACCTCACCGCGGCCTCCCCGATCATCGGCGCGAACTTCGTCGACCTCACCGACCTGTACTCGCCGCGGCTGCGCGCGCTGTGTAAGGAGATCGACCCGACGCTGGAAGAGGGCGTCTACGCCCAGTTCCCCGGCCCGCACTACGAGACCCCGGCGGAGATCCGCATGGCCCGTGTCATCGGGGCGGACCTGGTCGGTATGTCCACCGTGCTTGAGGCCATCGCGGCGCGTGAGGCGGGCGCCGAGGTCCTGGGCATCTCGCTGGTGACGAACCTCGCGGCGGGTATGACGGGAGAGCCGCTGAACCACGAGGAGGTTCTGCAGGCCGGGCGGGACTCGGCGACGCGGATGGGGTCGCTGCTGGCACAGGTGCTGGGCCGGCTGTAA
- a CDS encoding gamma-glutamylcyclotransferase: MSLYAAYAGNLDARLMTRRAPHSPMRATGWLNGWRLTFGGEQLGWEGALATIVEDPLEQVFVALYEIAPMDEESLDRWVGVGLGIYRRARVRVVTLDGEEPAWVYVLNGYEGGLPSARYLGEIADAAESAGAPHDYVMELRKRPC; encoded by the coding sequence ATGTCGCTCTACGCCGCCTACGCCGGCAATCTCGACGCGCGGTTGATGACCCGCCGCGCACCGCACTCTCCGATGCGGGCCACCGGCTGGCTGAACGGGTGGCGGCTGACCTTCGGCGGCGAGCAGCTGGGCTGGGAGGGCGCGCTCGCGACGATCGTCGAGGACCCGCTGGAGCAGGTCTTCGTGGCGCTGTACGAGATCGCGCCGATGGACGAGGAGTCCCTGGACCGCTGGGTGGGCGTCGGCCTCGGCATCTACCGCCGGGCCCGCGTGCGCGTGGTCACACTGGACGGCGAGGAGCCGGCCTGGGTGTACGTCCTGAACGGCTACGAGGGCGGCCTGCCGTCGGCCCGCTACCTGGGCGAGATCGCCGACGCCGCCGAGTCGGCGGGGGCACCGCACGACTACGTGATGGAGCTGCGCAAGCGGCCCTGCTGA
- a CDS encoding Maf family protein, with protein MTDQRRRHLVLASQSPARLNLLRQAGLDPEVIVSGVDEDAVTAPTPAELALALAEAKASVVAAKPEVKGALVIGCDSVLELDGLALGKPADAEEATARWKSMRGRAGTLQTGHCVYDTAAGRYVSGVASTVVRFGEPTDKEIAAYVASGEPLYVAGAFTLDGRSAPFIDGIDGDHGNVIGISLPLVRRLLAELGVQITELWASAEH; from the coding sequence ATGACCGATCAGCGCCGCCGCCACCTCGTCCTGGCCTCCCAGTCCCCCGCCCGCCTGAACCTCCTCCGGCAGGCGGGCCTGGACCCCGAAGTGATCGTGAGCGGCGTGGACGAGGACGCCGTCACCGCCCCAACCCCCGCCGAGCTGGCCCTCGCCCTCGCCGAGGCCAAGGCCTCCGTCGTCGCCGCGAAACCGGAGGTCAAGGGCGCGCTGGTGATCGGCTGCGACTCGGTGCTCGAGCTGGACGGACTGGCGCTCGGCAAGCCCGCGGACGCGGAGGAGGCCACCGCCCGCTGGAAGTCGATGCGCGGCCGCGCGGGCACGCTGCAGACCGGGCACTGCGTCTACGACACGGCCGCCGGCCGGTACGTCTCCGGCGTCGCCTCCACCGTCGTCCGCTTCGGCGAGCCGACCGACAAGGAGATCGCCGCGTACGTCGCCTCGGGCGAACCCCTCTACGTCGCCGGGGCGTTCACGCTCGACGGCCGCTCGGCGCCGTTCATCGACGGCATCGACGGCGACCACGGCAATGTGATCGGCATCAGCCTGCCCCTCGTACGCCGCCTGCTGGCCGAACTGGGCGTGCAGATCACGGAGTTGTGGGCGTCGGCGGAGCACTGA
- a CDS encoding phospho-sugar mutase has translation MHDDLIARAQAWLAEDPDAETRDELAKLIEAGDVAELAERFAGTLQFGTAGLRGELGAGPMRMNRSVVIRAAAGLAAYLKKNGRAGGLVVVGYDARHKSADFARDTAAVMTGAGLRAAVLPRPLPTPVLAYAIQHLGAVAGVEVTASHNPPRDNGYKVYLGDGSQIVPPADAEIAAEIDAIAALADVPRPDSGWETLDDAVLDAYLARTDAVLTARSPRTARTVYTAMHGVGKDVLLAAFARAGFPRPVLVAEQAEPDPDFPTVAFPNPEEPGAMDLAFAKARETEPDLIIANDPDADRCAVAVKDGADWRMLRGDEVGSLLAAHLVRRGAQGTFAESIVSSSLLGRIAEKAGLPYEETLTGFKWIARVDGLRYGYEEALGYCVDPDGVRDKDGITAALLVTELASELKEQGRTLLDLLDDLAVEHGLHATDQLSVRVEDLSVIADAMRRLREQPPTELAGLAITEAEDLTRGTDKLPPTDGLRYTLDGARVVVRPSGTEPKLKCYLEVVVPVAAHDGLPEARAKAAELLDAIKRDLSAAAGI, from the coding sequence GTGCACGACGATCTCATCGCCCGGGCCCAGGCGTGGCTCGCCGAGGACCCCGACGCGGAGACCCGCGACGAGCTCGCCAAGCTCATCGAGGCCGGGGACGTCGCGGAGCTCGCCGAGCGTTTCGCGGGCACCCTCCAGTTCGGTACGGCCGGTCTGCGCGGTGAGCTGGGCGCGGGCCCGATGCGCATGAACCGCTCGGTCGTGATCCGCGCGGCGGCGGGTCTCGCCGCGTACCTGAAGAAGAACGGTCGGGCCGGCGGACTGGTCGTCGTCGGCTACGACGCCCGCCACAAGTCCGCCGACTTCGCCCGCGACACCGCCGCCGTGATGACGGGCGCTGGCCTGCGCGCGGCCGTCCTGCCCCGCCCGCTCCCCACCCCCGTCCTCGCCTACGCCATACAGCACCTGGGCGCGGTCGCCGGTGTGGAGGTCACCGCCAGCCACAACCCGCCCCGCGACAACGGCTACAAGGTGTACCTCGGCGACGGCTCGCAGATCGTCCCGCCGGCGGACGCGGAGATCGCGGCCGAGATCGACGCGATCGCCGCCCTCGCCGACGTCCCCCGCCCCGACTCCGGCTGGGAGACGCTCGACGACGCCGTCCTCGACGCCTATCTCGCCCGCACGGACGCCGTCCTGACAGCCAGGTCACCGCGCACCGCCCGCACCGTCTACACGGCGATGCACGGCGTCGGCAAGGACGTCCTGCTGGCCGCGTTCGCCCGCGCCGGCTTCCCCCGGCCGGTGCTCGTCGCCGAGCAGGCCGAGCCCGACCCGGACTTCCCGACCGTCGCCTTCCCCAACCCGGAAGAGCCCGGCGCGATGGACCTGGCCTTCGCCAAGGCCCGCGAGACCGAGCCGGACCTGATCATCGCCAACGACCCCGACGCCGACCGGTGCGCGGTCGCCGTCAAGGACGGCGCCGACTGGCGCATGCTCCGCGGCGACGAGGTCGGCTCCCTCCTCGCCGCCCACCTCGTCCGGCGCGGCGCACAGGGCACGTTCGCCGAGTCGATCGTGTCGTCGTCCCTGCTCGGGCGGATCGCCGAGAAGGCGGGACTGCCGTACGAGGAGACGCTCACCGGCTTCAAGTGGATCGCCCGCGTGGACGGTCTGCGCTACGGCTATGAAGAGGCCCTCGGCTACTGCGTCGACCCCGACGGCGTACGCGACAAGGACGGCATCACCGCGGCCCTCCTCGTCACCGAGCTGGCGTCCGAGCTCAAAGAGCAGGGCCGCACGCTCCTGGACCTGCTCGACGACCTCGCCGTGGAGCACGGCCTGCACGCCACGGACCAGCTCTCGGTCCGCGTCGAGGACCTGTCGGTCATCGCGGACGCCATGCGGCGCCTGCGCGAGCAGCCGCCGACCGAGCTGGCGGGGCTGGCCATCACCGAGGCCGAGGACCTGACGCGGGGCACGGACAAGTTGCCGCCCACGGACGGCCTGCGCTACACGCTCGACGGCGCCCGGGTCGTCGTACGCCCCAGCGGCACGGAGCCGAAGCTGAAGTGCTACCTGGAGGTCGTCGTGCCGGTCGCCGCGCATGACGGGCTGCCGGAGGCCCGTGCGAAGGCCGCCGAGCTGCTGGACGCCATCAAGCGGGACCTTTCCGCGGCGGCCGGCATCTGA
- a CDS encoding TetR/AcrR family transcriptional regulator produces MRADARRNYDRLLTEARSAFAAHGTDASLEDVARRAGVGIGTLYRHFPNRHALLSAVFEDGVSDLLARSRELLSAPDPCTALVTWLREIVTHAGEYRGLAKALMSVSHDHTSALARCSDPIRKAGQALLTRAQEAGAVRDDVAIDDLLKLTHAIALAAEETPTDPNVADRLLHLTLRGLKPTQGRGAV; encoded by the coding sequence ATGCGCGCCGACGCCCGCCGCAACTACGACCGCCTGCTCACCGAGGCCCGCTCCGCCTTCGCCGCCCACGGCACCGACGCCTCCCTCGAAGACGTCGCCCGCCGCGCCGGCGTCGGCATCGGCACCCTTTACCGCCACTTCCCCAACCGCCACGCCCTGCTGAGCGCGGTCTTCGAGGACGGCGTGAGCGACCTGCTGGCCCGCTCCCGCGAGTTGCTGAGCGCCCCGGACCCGTGCACGGCTCTGGTCACCTGGCTGCGCGAGATCGTCACCCACGCCGGCGAGTACCGAGGCCTGGCCAAGGCCTTGATGTCCGTCTCTCACGACCACACCTCGGCCCTGGCCCGATGCAGCGACCCGATACGCAAGGCAGGCCAGGCCCTGCTGACCCGGGCCCAGGAGGCGGGCGCGGTACGCGACGACGTAGCGATCGACGACCTACTCAAACTGACCCACGCGATCGCCCTGGCAGCGGAAGAGACACCGACGGACCCGAACGTGGCCGACCGATTGCTGCACTTGACACTGAGGGGACTGAAACCCACCCAGGGGCGCGGGGCTGTGTAG
- a CDS encoding NAD(P)H-quinone dehydrogenase has translation MEYVTRIVIIGGGPGGYEAALVAAQLGAEVTVVDCDGLGGASVLTDCVPSKTLIATAEVMTTFDSSYEELGIIVADDTPHIDTPAQVVGVDLGKVNRRVKRLALAQSHDITASVTRAGARVLRGRGRLEGMQALDGSRKVVVRAADGTEETLTADAVLIATGGHPRELPDAQPDGERILNWTQVYDLDELPEELIVVGSGVTGAEFAGAYQALGSKVTLVSSRDRVLPGEDPDAAVVLEDVFRRRGMNVMARSRAASAKRVGDRVEVTLSDGRVITGSHCLMAVGAIPNSAGMGLEEAGVRVKESGHIWTDRVSRTTAPGVYAAGDVTGVFALASVAAMQGRIAMYHFLGDAVAPLNLKTVSSNVFTDPEIATVGYSQSDVDGGKIDAVSVKLPLLRNPRAKMQGIRDGFVKLFCRPGTGIVVGGVVVAPRASELIHPISIAVDNNLTVEQIANAFTVYPSLSGSIAEVARQLHTRKTNGDA, from the coding sequence ATGGAGTACGTGACTCGGATCGTGATCATCGGTGGCGGACCCGGCGGATATGAAGCGGCGCTGGTGGCCGCGCAGCTCGGCGCGGAGGTGACCGTCGTCGACTGCGACGGTCTGGGCGGCGCGTCGGTGCTCACCGACTGCGTGCCGTCGAAGACCCTGATCGCCACGGCCGAGGTGATGACCACCTTCGACTCCTCGTACGAAGAGCTGGGCATCATCGTCGCCGACGACACCCCGCACATCGACACGCCCGCCCAGGTCGTCGGTGTCGACCTCGGCAAGGTCAACCGGCGTGTCAAGCGCCTCGCACTCGCCCAGTCACACGACATCACCGCCTCCGTGACCCGGGCCGGCGCGCGCGTCCTGCGCGGGCGCGGACGGCTGGAGGGTATGCAGGCCCTCGACGGTTCCCGGAAGGTCGTCGTACGGGCCGCCGACGGGACCGAGGAGACGCTCACCGCCGACGCCGTCCTCATCGCCACCGGCGGTCACCCGCGCGAGCTGCCCGACGCCCAGCCCGACGGCGAGCGCATCCTCAACTGGACCCAGGTCTACGACCTCGACGAGCTGCCCGAGGAGCTCATCGTGGTCGGTTCCGGTGTCACCGGTGCCGAGTTCGCCGGCGCCTACCAGGCCCTCGGCTCCAAGGTCACCCTCGTCTCCTCCCGCGACCGCGTGCTGCCGGGCGAGGACCCGGACGCCGCCGTCGTCCTCGAGGACGTCTTCCGTCGCCGCGGCATGAACGTCATGGCCCGCTCCCGCGCCGCCTCCGCCAAGCGCGTCGGGGACCGGGTGGAGGTCACGCTCTCCGACGGCCGGGTGATCACCGGGTCGCACTGTCTGATGGCCGTCGGCGCCATCCCCAACAGCGCGGGCATGGGCCTGGAGGAGGCGGGCGTCAGGGTCAAGGAGTCCGGCCACATCTGGACCGACCGGGTCTCCCGTACGACCGCCCCGGGCGTGTACGCCGCCGGTGACGTGACCGGCGTCTTCGCCCTCGCCTCCGTCGCCGCCATGCAGGGCCGCATCGCCATGTACCACTTCCTCGGCGACGCGGTGGCCCCGCTGAACCTGAAGACGGTCTCGTCGAACGTCTTCACCGACCCCGAGATCGCCACCGTCGGCTACTCCCAGTCCGACGTCGACGGCGGCAAGATCGACGCCGTCTCCGTCAAACTGCCGCTGCTGCGCAACCCGCGCGCCAAGATGCAGGGCATCCGCGACGGCTTCGTGAAGCTCTTCTGCCGCCCGGGCACCGGCATCGTCGTCGGCGGTGTCGTCGTCGCGCCGCGCGCCTCGGAACTGATCCATCCCATCTCGATCGCCGTCGACAACAATCTGACGGTCGAACAGATCGCGAACGCGTTCACCGTGTACCCCTCCCTTTCGGGGTCGATCGCCGAGGTGGCCCGCCAGCTCCACACCCGCAAGACGAACGGCGACGCCTGA
- a CDS encoding acyl-CoA carboxylase subunit beta, with product MSEPEERHEIQESSGIDIHTTAGKLADLQRRIEEATHAGSARAVEKQHAKGKLTARERIELLLDEGSFVELDEFARHRSTNFGLDKNRPYGDGVVTGYGTVDGRPVAVFSQDFTVFGGALGEVYGQKIVKVMDFALKTGCPVIGINDSGGARIQEGVASLGAYGEIFRRNTHASGVIPQISLVVGPCAGGAVYSPAITDFTIMVDQTSHMFITGPDVIKTVTGEDVGFEELGGARTHNSTSGVAHHMAGDEKDAIEYIKQLLSYLPSNNLSEPPAFPEEADLVLTDEDRELDTLVPDSANQPYDMHTVIEHILDDAEFFETQPLYAPNILTGYGRVEGRPVGIVANQPMQFAGCLDIKASEKAARFVRTCDAFNVPVITFVDVPGFLPGVDQEHDGIIRRGAKLIYAYAEATVPLITVITRKAFGGAYDVMGSKHLGADLNLAWPTAQIAVMGAQGAVNILHRRTIAEAEAAGDAEATRARVIQEYEDALLNPYIAAERGYVDAVIMPSETRRHVVRGLRQLRTKRESLPPKKHGNIPL from the coding sequence ATGTCCGAGCCGGAAGAGCGTCACGAGATCCAAGAGTCCTCAGGGATCGACATCCACACCACCGCGGGCAAGCTCGCGGATCTCCAGCGCCGTATCGAGGAAGCGACGCACGCCGGCTCCGCACGCGCCGTCGAAAAGCAGCATGCCAAGGGCAAGTTGACGGCCCGTGAGCGGATCGAGCTGCTGCTCGACGAGGGGTCCTTCGTCGAACTCGACGAGTTCGCCCGGCACCGCTCCACCAACTTCGGCCTCGACAAGAACCGGCCGTACGGCGACGGTGTCGTCACCGGATACGGCACCGTCGACGGCCGCCCGGTCGCCGTCTTCTCCCAGGACTTCACCGTCTTCGGCGGCGCCCTCGGCGAGGTCTACGGCCAGAAGATCGTCAAGGTCATGGACTTCGCGCTGAAGACCGGCTGCCCGGTCATCGGCATCAACGACTCCGGCGGCGCCCGCATCCAGGAGGGCGTGGCCTCCCTCGGGGCGTACGGCGAGATCTTCCGCCGGAACACGCACGCCTCCGGCGTCATCCCGCAGATCAGCCTGGTCGTAGGTCCCTGCGCGGGCGGCGCGGTCTACTCCCCCGCGATCACCGACTTCACGATCATGGTCGACCAGACCTCGCACATGTTCATCACCGGCCCGGACGTCATCAAGACGGTCACCGGCGAGGACGTCGGCTTCGAGGAGCTGGGCGGCGCCCGCACCCACAACTCGACCTCGGGCGTGGCGCACCACATGGCCGGGGACGAGAAGGACGCGATCGAGTACATCAAGCAGCTGCTGTCGTACCTTCCGTCCAACAACCTCAGCGAACCCCCGGCCTTCCCGGAGGAGGCGGACCTCGTCCTCACCGACGAGGACCGCGAGCTGGACACGCTCGTCCCCGACAGCGCGAACCAGCCGTACGACATGCACACGGTGATCGAGCACATCCTGGACGACGCCGAGTTCTTCGAGACCCAGCCCCTCTACGCCCCCAACATCCTCACCGGATACGGCCGCGTCGAGGGCCGCCCCGTCGGCATCGTCGCCAACCAGCCGATGCAGTTCGCGGGTTGCCTGGACATCAAGGCCTCCGAGAAGGCCGCCCGCTTCGTCCGCACCTGCGACGCCTTCAACGTCCCGGTCATCACCTTCGTCGACGTCCCCGGCTTCCTCCCGGGCGTCGACCAGGAGCACGACGGCATCATCCGCCGCGGCGCCAAGCTGATCTACGCCTACGCCGAGGCCACCGTCCCCCTGATCACGGTCATCACCCGCAAGGCCTTCGGCGGCGCCTACGACGTCATGGGCTCCAAGCACCTGGGTGCGGACCTCAACCTCGCCTGGCCGACCGCCCAGATCGCCGTCATGGGCGCCCAGGGCGCCGTCAACATCCTGCACCGCCGCACGATCGCCGAGGCGGAGGCCGCCGGAGACGCGGAGGCGACCCGGGCCCGCGTGATCCAGGAGTACGAGGACGCCCTCCTCAACCCCTACATCGCGGCCGAGCGCGGCTACGTCGACGCCGTGATCATGCCGTCCGAGACCCGCCGCCACGTCGTACGCGGCTTGCGTCAGCTGCGCACCAAGCGGGAATCCCTGCCCCCGAAGAAGCACGGCAACATCCCCCTCTAG
- a CDS encoding acetyl/propionyl/methylcrotonyl-CoA carboxylase subunit alpha → MRKVLIANRGEIAVRVARACRDAGIASVAVYADPDRDALHVRAADEAFALGGDTPATSYLDIEKVLNAARESGADAIHPGYGFLSENAEFAQAVLDADLIWIGPPPQAIRDLGDKVAARHIAQRAGAPLVAGTPDPVSGADEVVAFAQEHGLPIAIKAAFGGGGRGLKVARTLEEVPELYDSAVREAVAAFGRGECFVERYLDKPRHVETQCLADTHGNVVVVSTRDCSLQRRHQKLVEEAPAPFLSEAQNAELYRASKAILKEAGYVGAGTVEFLVGMDGTISFLEVNTRLQVEHPVTEEVTGIDLVREMFRIADGEALGYDDPQMRGHSLEFRINGEDPGRNFLPAPGTVTRFDPPAGPGVRLDAGVESGSVIGPAWDSLLAKLIVTGATREQALQRASRALEEFQVEGMATAIPFHRAVVKDPAFAPELTGSQDPFTVHTRWIETEFVNEIKPFAAPADAETDEEPGRETVVVEVGGKRLEVSLPVSLGMSLARTGLAAGAKPKRRAAKKSGPAASGDTLASPMQGTIVKIAVEEGQEVKEGDLVVVLEAMKMEQPLNAHKAGTIKGLSAEVGASITSGAAICEIKD, encoded by the coding sequence GTGCGCAAGGTGCTCATCGCCAACCGTGGCGAAATCGCTGTCCGCGTGGCCCGGGCCTGCCGGGATGCCGGTATCGCGAGCGTGGCCGTATACGCCGACCCGGACCGGGACGCTCTGCATGTCCGCGCCGCGGATGAGGCGTTCGCCCTGGGCGGTGACACTCCGGCGACCAGTTACCTGGACATCGAGAAGGTCCTGAACGCCGCCCGGGAGTCCGGCGCGGACGCGATCCACCCCGGATACGGCTTCCTTTCCGAGAACGCCGAGTTCGCTCAGGCGGTCCTGGACGCGGACCTGATCTGGATCGGCCCGCCGCCGCAGGCCATCCGGGACCTCGGCGACAAGGTCGCCGCCCGGCACATCGCCCAGCGCGCCGGCGCGCCGCTGGTCGCCGGTACGCCCGACCCGGTCTCCGGCGCCGACGAGGTCGTCGCCTTCGCCCAGGAGCACGGCCTGCCCATCGCGATCAAGGCCGCCTTCGGTGGCGGCGGCCGCGGTCTGAAGGTCGCGCGGACGCTCGAAGAGGTGCCCGAGCTGTACGACTCGGCGGTCCGTGAGGCCGTCGCCGCGTTCGGGCGCGGCGAGTGCTTCGTCGAGCGGTACCTGGACAAGCCGCGGCACGTGGAGACGCAGTGCCTGGCCGACACCCACGGCAACGTGGTCGTCGTGTCGACCCGTGACTGCTCGCTGCAGCGCCGGCACCAGAAGCTCGTGGAGGAGGCCCCGGCGCCGTTCCTCTCCGAGGCGCAGAACGCCGAGCTGTACCGCGCCTCCAAGGCCATCCTGAAGGAGGCCGGGTACGTCGGCGCGGGCACCGTGGAGTTCCTCGTCGGCATGGACGGCACGATCTCCTTCCTGGAGGTCAACACCCGGCTCCAGGTCGAGCACCCGGTCACCGAGGAGGTCACCGGCATCGACCTGGTGCGCGAGATGTTCCGCATCGCCGACGGCGAGGCCCTCGGCTACGACGACCCGCAGATGCGCGGCCATTCCCTCGAGTTCCGCATCAACGGCGAGGACCCGGGCCGTAACTTCCTTCCGGCGCCGGGCACGGTCACCCGGTTCGACCCGCCGGCCGGTCCGGGCGTCCGCCTGGACGCGGGCGTCGAGTCCGGCTCGGTCATCGGCCCGGCCTGGGACTCGCTGCTCGCCAAGCTGATCGTCACCGGCGCCACCCGCGAGCAGGCCCTCCAGCGGGCCTCCCGTGCGCTGGAGGAGTTCCAGGTCGAGGGCATGGCGACCGCCATCCCGTTCCACCGCGCGGTGGTGAAGGACCCGGCGTTCGCCCCCGAACTCACCGGCAGCCAGGACCCGTTCACGGTCCACACCCGCTGGATCGAGACCGAGTTCGTCAACGAGATCAAGCCCTTCGCCGCCCCCGCCGACGCGGAGACGGACGAGGAGCCGGGCCGCGAGACGGTCGTCGTCGAGGTCGGCGGCAAGCGCCTGGAGGTCTCCCTCCCGGTCTCGCTCGGCATGTCGCTGGCCCGCACCGGCCTCGCGGCGGGCGCCAAGCCCAAGCGCCGGGCGGCCAAGAAGTCCGGCCCCGCGGCCTCCGGCGACACCCTCGCCTCCCCGATGCAGGGCACCATCGTCAAGATCGCCGTCGAGGAGGGCCAGGAGGTCAAGGAGGGCGATCTGGTCGTCGTCCTGGAGGCCATGAAGATGGAACAGCCCCTCAACGCCCACAAGGCCGGCACCATCAAGGGCCTGTCCGCCGAGGTCGGCGCCTCCATCACCTCGGGCGCCGCGATCTGCGAGATCAAGGACTGA
- the mmpB gene encoding morphogenic membrane protein MmpB translates to MLWSDPENEPPKELRETQQMLRRLGFLMALAMLLAMLVIGLP, encoded by the coding sequence ATGCTGTGGTCCGACCCCGAGAACGAGCCGCCCAAAGAACTGCGCGAAACGCAGCAAATGCTCCGGCGGCTCGGTTTTCTCATGGCCCTGGCCATGCTCCTGGCCATGCTCGTGATCGGCCTGCCCTAG
- a CDS encoding DeoR/GlpR family DNA-binding transcription regulator: MFAAERRQLILEMVRANGAVSLRELARVVQTSEVTVRRDVRALEAEGLLDRRHGGAVLPGGFTRESGFPQKSHLATAEKTAIADLAANLVEEGEAIVVGAGTTTQELARRLARVPGLTVVTNSLLVAQALAHANRVEVVMTGGTLRGSNYALVGSGAEQSLQGLRVSRAFLSGSGLTAERGLSTSNMLSASVDRALVQAAAEVVVLADHTKLGTDTMFQTVPTDVITRLVTDEPPAHDDRAATELQALADQGVQIAVAGASGNAGGGEPGPGPAPARQQRRDVPLPGPRRGVPNGGQGLRTATVLDAGAEQRARVADMRRR; encoded by the coding sequence GTGTTCGCTGCAGAACGTCGCCAATTGATCCTCGAAATGGTGCGAGCTAACGGGGCCGTATCGCTCCGTGAGCTCGCCCGCGTCGTCCAGACCTCCGAAGTGACCGTACGGCGGGACGTGCGCGCACTGGAGGCAGAAGGACTCCTCGACCGCCGGCATGGCGGTGCGGTATTGCCGGGCGGGTTCACGCGAGAGTCCGGCTTTCCGCAGAAATCACATCTCGCGACCGCCGAGAAGACGGCCATCGCCGATCTCGCCGCGAACCTCGTCGAAGAGGGCGAGGCCATCGTGGTCGGAGCGGGTACCACCACACAGGAGCTGGCCCGCCGGCTCGCCCGGGTCCCCGGACTCACCGTCGTCACCAACTCCCTCCTGGTGGCCCAGGCGTTGGCCCATGCCAACCGGGTGGAGGTCGTGATGACCGGTGGCACCCTGCGTGGCTCCAACTACGCGTTGGTGGGCAGCGGCGCCGAGCAGTCCTTGCAGGGGCTGCGGGTGTCGCGGGCGTTCCTCTCCGGGAGCGGGCTCACCGCGGAGCGCGGGCTCTCCACGTCCAACATGCTGTCGGCGTCCGTGGACCGGGCGCTGGTGCAGGCGGCGGCGGAGGTCGTCGTCCTCGCCGATCACACGAAGCTCGGTACGGACACGATGTTCCAGACCGTGCCGACGGATGTGATCACGCGGCTGGTGACGGACGAGCCGCCCGCGCATGACGACCGTGCGGCCACGGAGTTGCAGGCGCTGGCCGATCAGGGGGTGCAGATCGCTGTCGCGGGGGCGTCGGGAAACGCGGGGGGCGGTGAACCGGGGCCGGGGCCAGCGCCAGCGCGTCAGCAGCGTCGGGATGTGCCGCTCCCTGGGCCGCGGCGGGGTGTTCCCAACGGGGGGCAGGGGTTGCGTACGGCCACGGTGTTGGACGCGGGGGCTGAGCAGCGGGCGCGGGTTGCGGATATGCGGCGGCGTTAG